In the genome of Odocoileus virginianus isolate 20LAN1187 ecotype Illinois chromosome 17, Ovbor_1.2, whole genome shotgun sequence, the window GGGGAAGGCACAACCTAGGGGCTTGTAAGGCACAAccaaggagggggctggggaggaggggtagGGAAGGGTGGAGGGCAGATGGAGACAGGAGAGAGTGATGGGGTGGTGCTGGGTGAAGGGGTGGAGGTCAACCAGCCCTGCTGAGGCCCTGGGCACTCTAgctgctctctgcctccccagAGATCAAAGGGTCTCTCTACTCACTCCCTTCGTATTGGCAATGGCTTCAGAAGACCAAGCTCCGGGAGTACAACAGAGAAGGTACAGATGTGGACCAAGGGGTGCCTAGGTCCTTGGGCAAAGGGGTGTGTGGCTGAGCTCATCCGCCCCCACCCTGCCTTGTCTTTCATTTCAGCTCTCTGCCCTCCCGCCTGCCGTAAGTAGGAAAGGGAAGGGGTATCGAGAGCCAGGGGCTTGGGGCACCTGAGGAGAGCTATCACGGAGGGGTGGAAGCATGGAGCAGAGGCTTCCCGCAGCACTGCTGGTCCTACTGTCTCCTGCAGGGGGCAGCACCATCCTGTACAACTGTTCCACCTGCCAGGGCTTCGAGGTGTACTGTTGGCCCCGAAAGCGCTGCTTCCCAGGTCCTTACTCCCTACCTctgcctcacccccacccagATCTCTGAGCTCTGAGGCTCCCCCACCATCGAGGGGTGTGGCCCCCGGGATCACTCACTgcctcctgtgtcccctgtagGAAGTCACGATCTTTGGGAAGCTCGGATCCTGCTCCTCTTTGTGTGCGGAACTGCCCTGCTCCTGGGTGTTCCGAGCCTCGTGGTGGAGTGAGTTGGGGGATCAGGGCAGGAGACAACCTCACCACCTCCCACCAGTACCCCCTtatccttcctcctgccctcgcggcccttccctcctccattcCCAGGCCTCCCACCCTCTGATTTCCCTTAGGTACAACTACTTCCAAGCAAAAAGTTGACTTGTGAAAACGAGGACAGAGCCTAGCCTCCAGTTCTAAGGAGCTTGTGTGCCCACAACGTCCACTTCTCtcttggggttgggggtggggtggggaggggggtggacaGCCAGACCCTTAATTCCAGCCCCAAGTGGTTCAATCTTCCAGACCCTGATACTCAGACATACCCCATAGTCCCAGTGTCAGATGGTCTCCTGGGACCCAGGCACCCACAGCTAGAAAGCTCCTCCCCTTCATCCTTCAACCAATCAGATGGGGGCAGTCCCTGTGCCAGGAAAATATCTACAGAAGGAAAGAATCCCCTCTGCTCACCACCACTCCCACACCCCCTTCTGCCTGTTCCCGGAAAACGTGGGGGCTGCCAGGCCCCAGAaactcctcttggccctcctgtgACTGATTGGGAATCCGGGAATGAGTGTTCTGGAAAAGTCCCTCCCCCTAGAGTGACACCACATCAGTCAGCCTGCTGGCATGCTCCCCTTCCATTTAACATTGTGAAGCCTCCCACAGAGAGGGGCCTCCCTCCTGCCAGGCCCAACTAAACGTGCTGTCAAATggcctccagcctctgcctggccTCTGTCTGCAAccggggagggcagggggagagggaggctcatgtagcacagtggttctcaacttggGGAGATGGGGATTTTGCACCAGAGGAGATGTTTTTGATTGTTTTgatggcggggtggggtggggggaatgtaGTACTGGCATCTAATTGTTACAGACCAGGGATGCTGGTAAACATCTGAAAATGCATGGAAATGTTCTCCAGGACAAAGAATGATCCAGTCTGAACAGTCAGCAGTATGTGGTTGAGAAACCCTGGTGTCTGATCCCTTGGTTATCAGTTTGGATTTGGGGGATGGGAGATGGGACATGAAAAGAAAGGCCTGTCTCCAACTATAAGTCACAGTCCAAGGGCCTAGACCTGGGAGGGATCCTTGCCTTCACACAGCCCCATGGTTTTCAAACTGGATACTGAAGTTCAACCTGGAACTGGAAGCTCCCAGTTCTCAACAAGCTGCGTGtgtccatgctaagtcacttcagtcatgtccaactctgtgaccctatggactgtagcccaccaggctcttctgtccatgggagtctccaggcaagaatactggggtgggttaccatgccctcttccaggggatcttccctaccgagggatggaacctgcgtctcttatgcctcctgcattggcaggtaggttctttaccactagcgccacgtggGAGATCACATGTAGAGTCATCTGGTCATCTTAAAGAAACTACCTGTTGCTGGGTCTTGTCTCCAGAGATTCGGAGTTTAGTGGTCTCATATGGGGCCTCAGTTAATCTAATTTACAGCCAGCCAGGGTTAGAACCACTGTTGGGGGAATCTGTAAAGGTGCTGGGGATAGAGAGAAAGGAGTAATTTATCCTCTCTGGAGAAACACCTTCCATTTTGTTTTACACATTCTAGTCCAATGCTTTCATTTTACACCGAAAAATGGAACCCAGAAATCATATGGCATGCCCAAGCTCATACAACAATTGAAACATTCACTCATTTGATAAATACTAAGTGATTGCTAGCCAGGCACCGGACAACGCTGCCGCCCACACTGGGGTGAGAAGTGCCCTGCTGATACCCCAGCCACAGCAGctctcctttgtctcctggaGCTGTCTCAAGTCCCCCAAGAATGTGCCCTCTTTCCAGGCTCAGCATTTTAGAGCTGTCGTCCTTCTCACACCCAACATGCAGTGGGTCAACAGTTTTGCCCATCTCTGAAGGACCTCgctcctctctgcccctcctcctgctctATGGGGCCCAGCCCCCTCTGGAACCCTCTTTCTCCCTGTAGAGCCCAGTATCCCAAATATGCATCTGACTCTGCTCACTCCCCTAAAGCCCACTGTGCACGCTTAGCGGCCacaatggtctttttttttttttttaatatttacattattttcctgGCTGTGTTCGATCTTAATTGTGGGGTGGGGGCTCTCTAGTTATCATGCATGGGCTTAACTGGCctgctgcttgtgggatcttagtcccccgaccagggctcgaacctgtgccccctgcattggaaggcagattcttaaccactggcccaccagggaagtccccacactgGTCTTCTTAAAACTCCACATCATTCGACCCTCCTGTCCAGCATCAAATGATGCTTGAAATCTTGGGCTCTGGAGTTGGGCTGCCTggtttcaaatcctggctctggcACTTACCAaaccttgggaaagttattttTCTGTTCCTGTTTCCTCATGTTTTAAATGCGGATCAtgtatttctttgattctttggccttttttccttctatctacattttaacatctctgaagaACCCATTTTAAATTGAAGACATGTCATAGCATAATGGTATATATTACAAttgaaaatatcttaaatttAGTGCAAAGGCACTTTCCTTACAGAATGACTGTGAGGTCCAAATCAGTTCATATAAAATGCTTGGGACTTTGCCCAACATGTAATGGTCCCTCATTAAGTATTAGCCATTATAATCTCTTACTTAAAACCTTCCCTAGCTTGTCTTTGCCTATAGAATATAGAGTTGACCCGCAGCTCCCCTCGCTTTCTTTAGTCCTCAGGCCAGAACTGTCCAGACACAGAGCTGGAATCCCACTTGAATGCCCCACAGGCATCTCAGACTCCACATGTCCACCTTTCTAGACCTATCTTCCTCTCActcctgggatttctcaggttAATGGTATGGCCAACAGTGTCACAGTCATCCTCCTCTCCTCATGCCATGCACCCACTTCTTACCAGTAAGTGGTCTACCTCGGTAGGTAATGCATCTTGGAATCTGACCCCCTGGTGTCCCCTGGGGCTTCACCTCAGCTCTGCCCACCCCACAGCCACCCTGAATCACTTCTAATTGCCCAAATACTGTTACCTCATATCTCCTTCCTTTGCCCAGGCTTGTTCTTCTATCTGGAAAGACTTTCTCCTTTGGCTCAGATATCCCCTCTTCTGAGAAAGCTTCTCTGAGCCCCCGAGGCTAAGTGGAGTGAGTCTGCTCCAGGCTTCTCTTGTGTGGCACCTGTTTACCTTGGGTGGTGGTGTTTCTTTACACATCTTCCCACTGTACCACACACTACTCTCTAAAGCCACTGCTTAAGGTTCTGGGTCTGTTTCCTCAGAACTTGGCACATGGTAGATGCCAGGAAGTGTCACTGATGACTCCAGCACCTTCTCTGAACCCTTGTGATATGTCTTCCACGGGTAAGCCCTTCATGAACACTTCACACAGGAGGCTGGTGGAGTTAGTGTTTGTTTTGGGCACATGAGGCCAACCTACCAGAGTGTGGCCTGTCAAGGCAGGGATGGTTTTTCAGAGCCCCTCACCAATCAGGAGGCTGCTGTGGGTGTGGCAGTTTTAAATAATGGCcccatatttaatttaatttaaacaaTGGCTCCCCTCTGACATGCTGCCTACCTAGAGGTAAGTACTATGTATCATTCCCTTGAACCTGAGTTCCATGACTAGCTGGCTCACtgaatgtggcagaagtgacaCTGAGCCACTTTCTGAACCCAGGCCTTAAGAATCTGTCACATTCTGCCTCTTGGGACACTTACTCTGGAACTCAGTCATCATGCCATGAGGATGCCCAGCCTATTTTAAGGGTCTACATGGAGGGATTTGGCCAAAAGTCAGTATCTGCTGCCAGATGTATAAGTAACGCAGCCCTCTGCTCTCAGATCATCATCCCCAGACTGTCAGGTTTTCCACCCAAGGCCGCAGACAGTAGAGCAGAGATAAACCATTCCCACAGTGTCCTGTTGGAGTTCCAGACACAAAGTCCAGAGCATAATAAAACAGTTATTTAATGCCACTTGGTATTGTTACTCAACAATGGATAACAGGGATGGTGGGGCAGAAAGAAGAGCCTAGAACCTGGCACTAaaagccctgggttgggacttTCCTTGGGGCtcaatggttaagacttggtgcttctactgcagggaacctgggttcgatgatccctggtcagggaactaagatactgcatgccacagtggtgtggccaaaagtaataacaaaatacaaaaaataaagaaaggccCTGGGTTGAGGATATGGCTGGCACTGCCACTTCCTGTTAATAGCTGTATATGTACATGAAAAACATCAGTTCACCAGCCTGAGCTTCAGTCTTCCTACCTGTAAGATGGAGTTAATGATGGTTAACAGGTATGGAGACTATGTGTCAGACTATGTGTTAGTTACCTAtagctgtgtaacaaattattttaaaactcaattgTCTGATACAATAAACCCTTATTTTCTCATGGTTTCTGTGAATCAGAAATTCAGAAGCAGCTAAAATGGGTGTTTCTGGCTCAGAGTTTCTGATGAGGATGGTGTCCAGATGTAGGTCAGGGCTGCAGACATCTAAGGGCTAGTGGATCAGCTTTCAAGATTCCAAGACGGCTCACTCgaatggctggctggctggcgtTGGCCAATGGCAGAAGCCCTCAACTTCTCGACAAGTGGAGCTTCTCCATTGGGCTGCTTGACTGTCCTCAGGACACGGTGGCTGGCCTCCTCCAGAGTGAGTGATCcaagagagggaggtggaagccACACTGCCTTTCACTATCTAGCTTTGAAGTCACACACCATCCTCACAATATCCCATTGATtacactctttgtgaccccatggactgtagcatgccaggctccctgtccatgggattctccaggcaataatactggagtgggttgccattcccttctccagggatcttcctgacccttggatcgaacttgtgtctcttgcatctcctgcactggcaggcaggttctatactACTGTACCACCCGGGAACCCCATTGATTACACAGATCATTGTGGAAAGGCATGACACTGTAATACCAGCTGGGGAGGTTCACTGGGAGCTGATTTGGAGACCGGCTACCACACACATGGGCACAGTTAATTCTTCAATAACCCCGCAAGGTAGATACTCCTAATAATCTCATcttgaagatgaggaaacagaggtgtaAAAACaagaagtaacttgcccagattTATAGGATGGTAAGTGATCAAGCTGGGATCCAAACTCAGGTAGTCAGACTCCAGAAGTGAGCTCTCAGCtactggtttaaaaaataataataattaattaggCTGCAATAGATCTTAGTTGCAGGACATGggatatttagttgcagcatgcaaactcttcgtTTTGatatgtgggatttagttccctgaccagggatggaacccgagccccctgcattgggagcttagagtcttagccactggaccacctgggatgTCCCAGAGCTACTGTTCTGTAAAGGCCCTCAGCTCCATTATGAGCCAGATGGAATACGGCAGATTTAAGACTGCTTCCACTTTGGAAAGAAAACCATCAGATAGATACAAAGTGGTGGGCTGGTGACTCCATTAACTAGTGAGGCAAATGTAAACTGGAAAAGAATGGGACCTCAGGGTCCTGGGAGATGGAGATGGGGTGACGGAACAAGAGGATGTTACTCAAGTGTCTGGGGAGAGCTAACTATGTGGGGCCAGGGAGTGTCacgtggggagggggcaggggtgggttcATCAGGAGAACACCTATGGATTAAGTTTAGAAACTCCCATCCCCATCAATCCCACCAAAGGAGCTCCTGATGTTAAAAATCTCCTTTGCTTCACTCTATCCAGATAACTCTGTCTCGTCCATTTGTTCAACAAAGGTTACTGAGCACTTATCATATGAGTCAGACACCATACTGGGCATAGGGGACATAGCAATGCCCAGACAAGATAAAGTCATTTTCTACCTGGAACTTGGAATCtagcaggagagagagacaagTTACTGGCAAATTCTATCAGAGCAATGAGTGCAATGAGAAGAAAGCGCAAGGATCTTAGGGTGTAGGGGAAGAGTCCAGACCAGATTAGGGGTAGGCTGTCTGCATTTAGCGAGGCCAGATTTGGAGAAGGGTGGGAAGACTTTCAAGAAGAGCGAATAGTTGTGCAAAGGCTCAGAGGGGAGAGAGAACCAGAATGTTGGGGGGCTTTCCTCTGCTGAGAGGTTGATGTGGTCAGGGAGAAGGGGAAAAGCTGGGTGATCTCAGGGATCAGGGCAGaaagggagaaggcagaggcaCCAGGATGGTTCCTGCAGAAGGATGGGTCCTACCTGTCTGCCAAAcccaaggtgggggaggggaggttggCCACTGGGCCGCCCTCTCTGCTTGTCCTCCTGGTTCTCTGCCCTGTGGGGAAAGACTTGGCTCTGGTGGTGTGAATGTGCTCATCTTTCTCGGATGCAGAGCCTGCAGGGCCAGGCAGAGGTTGGGGAAAGACagatggagagggtggagggggtggggctcTGGGCCTCCAAGTTTAAGTGTTAGCAGGACGCCCCATCTCAGCTTGGAGGCGGGCCTCCCAAGGGGGGGTGAGAATTATCAGGCTCTGCTCCCCCACACCCCATCATCTTTATTGGCAAAGGTGGGGAGGAGAGCTTAACtccaaaaataagaaacaaacaggGATAAAGAGGCCTCTGATTTCCTGGGGTTTTTTCCAAGTCAAAGACAAAGGTGGGCGGAGCCTCTGCCTCTGGTTTCCTGCTGGAGCACAGAGAAACCAGGCCAAGAGTTCCGTCAGGAGCGCCCCCTCCTCAGTCTCCTCTCCATTCCACACCAAGGCCAGCGGCGCAGCCTCTCTCCCCTGAACCAATGGCCAGAGCCTCTTCCTTGGGttccctcctttttctctctcacctTTCCCCAGCCTCTTTATACCTCAGGTTGGTTCTGTCACTCCCCTGTTAAAACTTTTGAGGGGGTACCAAAGCCCTAAGGCCTGAGCTCCTGAGAGTGTTCTGCAAGGCCCTGCAGACTGAACCCAACCAGGTCAGGGATTGTGCCAGCTTGTTCACCTAGATCTCCAGAACCTGGCATAGTGAAAGCCTGCTGGAAGGATGATCTGACACCTAGTTTGGCTTCTGCCAGCCTCTCCGGCTGCATCGGCCTTCATATCCCACCATGTACCCCACATGTATGTATTCTTTCATTCAATACCCAGAGGACTTCCAGTGCACCCAGATCTGTGAGGACACTGGACATTCAGAGGAAAATCAGGTTTTACCTGATCTTTCCTGAAGATGCTCATGGAACTACTGTGTTTCCCATCAAGAAACTggataagggacttccctgttggtccggtggttaagaatctgcttgccgatggaggggacacaggctcaatctctgcaccaggaagatcccacatgccacagggtaactaagcccactggccacaactactgagcctgtgctctataatTTGTGAAacttagagcccatgctccgcaacgagaAGACACTGCAACGAGAAACCCaaccaccacaactagagagtagccccctctctcagcaactagaaaaagccctcccacagcaacaaagacccggcacagctaaaaataaaaaaataaaaatttgggaaaaaagaaaaactccaaccaaacaaaaaaatgttgagCGAAAGAAGCCAAATGCAAACAATAAACAGTGTGTGATTCCGTTGACCAAAAGGTCAAGAGCAGGCAGAAACCATCTCTGGGTTTTAGAAATCGGAATAGTACTTGTTGGGGAATTTCCTGGCGATCTAGCAGTCAGGACTCCATACTTTTCACCACCCAGGGCTCGGCAGTTAGACTGAGCAGACTTCTTCATAGACAATATGCACTGTACCTATTATAGGCCTACACTGTCCCAGGTACCTTAGGACACCTGACAGATCCAGCCCCTCCCGTGGGGAGCTAGTCCACAGCAAATCAGAGATGAGAGATGTGCAGGGAACAATCACATCTGTAATCTGCCCTGGTGGGAGGGCAAGAGAGCTGGCAAGAAAACCACAGGAGGAGAACTGTGAACTACGGTTTTCCCATCAATGCTGGAATTTTCCACATGTTTACCAAGATGAGGGGGCTTTGCCCTCCACAGGACTCTGGAGACTGCATCTGCTATGCTCACACATCTATCCCTGGGACAGAAAGACTCAGGCCAGATATCCTAAGACTGGTCCTGAGACCCgtgagggaaagggagagggccTACTCCTTCTCAGAGCCTTTTTGGAGCCAGACTGTGTCCCGCCCCACAGGGCAAGCAGAAGTTTACAGAACCCTAGTGTCAGCAGAGGTAACATGTGGGAGGGGCCAGAAGAAGGCCAGGAAGTGCCAGCGATGGGAAGTTGTGCCCTGAGGTATGGAGCGCTGCCCTGGATCACCAAGACCAGGTACTAAGCTGGAATCGGGCTGAGGAGCCACTCAGAAGCTGTCTCCACCCGACTTGCTCCAGAGCCCCCTACATGTTCCACCCTGGGGAGCTCCCCAAAAGGTCCTTTTCTGGGGTAGCACATGAGGCTGGGAAAGGACATTCAGAGCAGGGGGAAAGGCCAAGGGCTTTAATCTTAGAGACTCGGTGCGGTCTGCGGCTGACTACCTGCGCCACCATCAACACCTTGATCGTGGCGCCATTTCACAGCCCAGAAAGCTGCGCCAGGCCGGCTTTCTGCATCAGAGTGCCATGAAGCCCTCTCAGGGACTCTGTCCTGTTGTTTAGCCTTATCCCCGGGCCCAGGGCGGGGTCTCTCTACCAGGGGTTATTCATTTCGCGGGTTGGGCTCTGGTTGAGGGAGGTGGAGGATTCGGTTGAAGGGGGCACGGGGCGGGGGTGAAGGGGGAATGAGACAGCGAGGAGGAAGTCTGGGGAGGGGTGAGAAGTTCTTTGGTGAAGTCTGGAAAGCGGGTGGGAAGGTGCAGAGAAGGTGGGAAGGGGGCGAGCAAACGACCGGGCGAAGGGAGGCCCCTCCAGGGTCTGGCCTGGCTGGCCGGCCGCCAGCACCTCCGCCCACCTCATCCACCGCGCCCCCTCTACCTCATCCCTCCGGGAACCCGGGCCAAGccgccaggccccgccccgcggcTTCGGTCCTGCCCTCCCCGGGATTTAGTCCCGGCAGCCTGGGCGGCTCCCCAGCCGCTGCTTCCGCCTTCGCCAGGTGAGGGTCGGGAGAGGCTGGGGCTCTGGAGGCCGGGCTGGCGGGGCGGCCTTCGTTTGGGGGCGGGAGCCTCCCCTCCCCGGTCCTTCTCTTCCGCGGCCACGTCTCCTCCTGTCCCCCATCTCATGCTGTCCGGCCCCTTCTCACCTGGCCACTGGTTCGGATGTCCTAGCGTCCTGGGCTTTCTCCTCCCGCCGGCCCTGTTCTGACCCGCGATTCCTCGCCACCTCCGAGCGTCCCTCGCGACCCAGCCTGGGGTCCTCCGCTTCCTCCGGCTTAACTAAataggggtgggaggggggcgggTGTGTGTAAGGGAGAGTGTGTGCGCAGACAGCCGGCACCCAGAGCACCGAGAGCCTTATTGAATAAAGACTGGTGGAGTTGCCTGGGACTCACGTGTGCCGGCCGGGCTCTGTCTCGGGATCTGAGCTcaggtgggtggggaagggacTGTGTACCTGGCAGCCTGGGTGTTTCTGAGCAGAACCTGAGATTCACCGCCCGTCACAAATGCCCGATTTGATTTCACATGTTGCTGCCTAGGGTGTGGAAGAGGCAATGACTCTGGGCATCTCTGGGCAGAGGGGGCAGCCTACTGGCATATCTCAGGTACATGTGGACACCAGAGCTTGATGTCTTGTGTCTTTGTGTGGACTTGGGCGTCTCACACGTGAGGGTCGATGAATCTTGGAGGCAGTAAAGGCAACATGTCTCAAGGGGGTGTTTGTGAGGGATACGTGGCAGGAAGCACGGTGTCTTGCGGCAGCTAGTATATGCCTCAGCTGGGAGTGGACGTGTATCATGTGTCTCTGGTGTCTTTGGCATCATGTCTCTAGGGGATCTAtaggtgtgatgtgtgtgtgtgtgttgtaccTCCGTGTCTGAAGTGTGGTTAGGGTATCTGGGCATCTCTGTAGTGTATGTGGTAGATCAGAATGTCTCCAGTGTACCCAAGTGGGTGTGTACAAGGGTGCACCTCAGGTCTAAGAGGCAGTATATCTGGGTGGCCTAGGGGTacaggcagggcttcccaggttgctctagtggtaaagaacccacctgccaatgcagaaaacgtaagagatgcgggttccattcctggggtcgggaagattccctggaggagggcatggcaacccactctaatattcttacctggagaatcccaaggacagaggagcctagagggttacagtccatagggttgcaaagagttggacatgactgaagcgacttagcacgcatgggGGTACAGGCAGTGTGCCATATGTCAGAGTGGGGCCACACACCTGAAGTCTGCTAGGTGCTGAAATCTTAAGTGTGAGGAGAACGTTCTTCCTGGGTGGGGTTTGTGGGTATGAGGGGCAGGATTCCTGGCTGACCCTGAGATCCCTCCCTCTGTACCTGAGTATTTCTGAGGGTTTGAGGGTGGAGCTGGTGACCATGTCTCTGGTGCCTGAGTGTCTCAGGTGACTACCCTGGACCATGTGACTGGAGGACGGGGCCTCACAGGGGTCCCTCCTCCAGACATGCTCCCCGAGGCGGGTTCCCTGTGGCTGCTGCGGCTGCTCCGAGACCTCCAGCTGGCCCAGTTTTACCGGCCCATCCTGGAGGAGCTTAACGTGACTCGGCCGGAGCACTTCGACTTTGTAAGAGCTGAAGATCTGGATGGCATTGGCATGGGCCGGCCTGGTGAGACTCCCCTGCCCCTAGGCCCTactgtttccttccccagcctGTTAGTTGCAACTCTCCTCCAACCACCACACACCCCAGCTTTCTTCTTGCTTGTAAATCCCTTGCATCctgctccctgccacccccaTTACCCCATCCCTCTGATTCTGGCCTCCCTCAGCCCAACGTAGACTGGCTGAAGCTCTGAAGAGGCACCGTTCGGGGCTCAAGTCTAAGAACTGGGTCTACAAGGTGTgtgttttggggtggggggtgaaagCCTTTTCAGGGCCAGCTCAGGCCCGGGGAAGGGGGCAGGCTGAGTGGCAGAGAAGAGTATAAATAGGGTTCCACACACCTGATTTCCCACCCTTGTTTCAGATCTTTGGGGGCTTTGCCCCTGGGCAGAAGGAAACCACCCCACCCTCAGATAGCCTTCCATCCCTTCCTGAGCCAGATGGGAGACTCAAGTGTCTGATCCCAGACCGGGCTGTGTGCCGAGGGGAGCTTCTGGGCTCTGGCTGCTTTGGCATGGTGCACCGAGGGCTGTGGACACTACCCAGCGGCCAGACTGTGAGTGTCCAGGGAGTCTACTTCATTCTGGGATCTTGGGCCAGCTGCCCCCTCTCTGAAGGCCCTCTCTGCTCTGGCCTTGGCTTAACTGTTTGCTCCTGTGCCTGACGGTGCTTCCCCCCACACCCAGGTCCCAGTGGCTGTCAAGTCCCTCCGGGTGGGTCCCGAAGGTCCCGAGGGCACTGAGCTAGAGGACTTCCTGAGAGAAGTGTCCGTCATGATGAACTTGGAGCATCCACATGTGCTGCGTCTGCACGGCCTGGTACTGGGCCAGCCTCTGCAGATGGTAAGCAAACCCCGACGCTGGCACCTGGGACAGTCCCCGGGCCAATGGGTTACAGGAGGGTGAGTGCTAGGGTCTCATGAGGCTGGACTACCGCTCATACCGATGTTCTCCTGCAGGTGATGGAGCTGGCgcccctgggctccctgcacgCACGTCTGACGGCCCCGGCCCCCACGCCCCCCCTGCCCCTGGCCTTGCTCTGCCTCTTTCTGCGGCAGGTGGCGGGGGCCATGGCGTACCTGGGGGCCCGTGGGCTGGTGCACCGAGACCTGGCCACGCGCAACCTGCTGCTGGCTTCACCGCGCACCATCAAGGTGGCTGACTTCGGGCTGGTGCGACCGCTGGGTGGTGCCCGGGGTCGCTACATCATGGGCGGGCCCCGACGCATCCCCTTTGCATGGTGAGAACCTGCGCAGAGGGGCAGGATCTGGGGGCAGGAGCCGAGGGGGTGGTCCTCTGAGGGAGGCGGGGACTAGAGGAGTCTTCTGGTCTGGAAGGGCCGATAAAGGAGGACTTTGGGAGGAATGCTGGCACTAAGGGGGCGTGCCCAGTGGCAGGTGGGCGCTCCGGGTGCACAGCCTGCGCACACATCTGGCCCCCTTCAGCTCCGCTTCCGCAGGTGTGCGCCCGAGAGCCTGCGCCACGGGGCCTTCTCGTCTGCCTCGGACGTGTGGATGTATGGGGTGACGCTGTGGGAGATGTTCACTGGGGGCGAGGAGCCCTGGGCCGGGGTCCCGCCATACCTCATCCTGCAACGGCTGGAGAAGGACCGAGCCCGCCTGCCCAGGCCTCCTCTCTGCTCCAGGGCCCTCTACACCCTGGCCTTACGCTGCTGGGCCTACCACCCTGCTGACCGGCCCACCTTTTCCGACCTAGAGGGGCTGCTCCAAGAGGTGGGAGCTCCTGCCTCCCCGGAAACCCCGTCTCTCTTGCCTCTGTTTCATCTCCCAGGGTCCCATGCACAAGATGGACATATACTGACTCCCAGGTTGGGGTCTGAGACCTGACTCTGAACAAAGCAGATTCATTCCTCAC includes:
- the TNK1 gene encoding non-receptor tyrosine-protein kinase TNK1 isoform X1, giving the protein MERCPGSPRPDMLPEAGSLWLLRLLRDLQLAQFYRPILEELNVTRPEHFDFVRAEDLDGIGMGRPAQRRLAEALKRHRSGLKSKNWVYKIFGGFAPGQKETTPPSDSLPSLPEPDGRLKCLIPDRAVCRGELLGSGCFGMVHRGLWTLPSGQTVPVAVKSLRVGPEGPEGTELEDFLREVSVMMNLEHPHVLRLHGLVLGQPLQMVMELAPLGSLHARLTAPAPTPPLPLALLCLFLRQVAGAMAYLGARGLVHRDLATRNLLLASPRTIKVADFGLVRPLGGARGRYIMGGPRRIPFAWCAPESLRHGAFSSASDVWMYGVTLWEMFTGGEEPWAGVPPYLILQRLEKDRARLPRPPLCSRALYTLALRCWAYHPADRPTFSDLEGLLQEAWPPEGRCVREVMEPGALRMEPGDPITIIEGSLDSTTWKGQNSRTFKVGSFPASAVTLVDPPPATRPVLRGTPARGERHQRNADGDRGKAKLQDAPQARGQRRNVALQRTKGISKSLESVLSLGPRPTGGGSSPPELRHARTGPQGPPGRPPHLPMATSSSQPPRERPSWPKREPPNSHPIGAPGASKAAIPSGGPLSDPELQRRVMEVELSVHGVTHQECQAALRATGGDVVSAIRNLKVEQLFYLSSWSRADCRRILERYQWDLSAASRYVLAQP
- the TNK1 gene encoding non-receptor tyrosine-protein kinase TNK1 isoform X3 encodes the protein MERCPGSPRPDMLPEAGSLWLLRLLRDLQLAQFYRPILEELNVTRPEHFDFVRAEDLDGIGMGRPAQRRLAEALKRHRSGLKSKNWVYKIFGGFAPGQKETTPPSDSLPSLPEPDGRLKCLIPDRAVCRGELLGSGCFGMVHRGLWTLPSGQTVPVAVKSLRVGPEGPEGTELEDFLREVSVMMNLEHPHVLRLHGLVLGQPLQMVMELAPLGSLHARLTAPAPTPPLPLALLCLFLRQVAGAMAYLGARGLVHRDLATRNLLLASPRTIKVADFGLVRPLGGARGRYIMGGPRRIPFAWCAPESLRHGAFSSASDVWMYGVTLWEMFTGGEEPWAGVPPYLILQRLEKDRARLPRPPLCSRALYTLALRCWAYHPADRPTFSDLEGLLQEAWPPEGRCVREVMEPGALRMEPGDPITIIEGSLDSTTWKGQNSRTFKVGSFPASAVTLVDPPPATRPVLRGTPARGERHQRNADGDRGKAKLQDAPQARGQRRNVALQRTKGGAECAWGHPPGVPGCSKSHRGRCGFCHPEPQGKVRPFSWFPPFLALPSGSQLPVLPPPQVEQLFYLSSWSRADCRRILERYQWDLSAASRYVLAQP
- the TNK1 gene encoding non-receptor tyrosine-protein kinase TNK1 isoform X5, whose amino-acid sequence is MERCPGSPRPDMLPEAGSLWLLRLLRDLQLAQFYRPILEELNVTRPEHFDFVRAEDLDGIGMGRPAQRRLAEALKRHRSGLKSKNWVYKIFGGFAPGQKETTPPSDSLPSLPEPDGRLKCLIPDRAVCRGELLGSGCFGMVHRGLWTLPSGQTVPVAVKSLRVGPEGPEGTELEDFLREVSVMMNLEHPHVLRLHGLVLGQPLQMVMELAPLGSLHARLTAPAPTPPLPLALLCLFLRQVAGAMAYLGARGLVHRDLATRNLLLASPRTIKVADFGLVRPLGGARGRYIMGGPRRIPFAWCAPESLRHGAFSSASDVWMYGVTLWEMFTGGEEPWAGVPPYLILQRLEKDRARLPRPPLCSRALYTLALRCWAYHPADRPTFSDLEGLLQEAWPPEGRCVREVMEPGALRMEPGDPITIIEGSLDSTTWKGQNSRTFKVGSFPASAVTLVDPPPATRPVLRGTPARGERHQRNADGDRGKAKLQDAPQARGQRRNVALQRTKGGAECAWGHPPGVPGCSKSHRGRCGFCHPEPQGRAALLPQQLVQSGLPAHPGALPVGPLGRQPLCPGPALNSVL